In one Oryzias latipes chromosome 13, ASM223467v1 genomic region, the following are encoded:
- the scg2 gene encoding secretogranin-2, translating to MPSLSQTSPMCKPFLVCLANLLLVFASAGVYGASLREHRMLGSESDSLRRNGLQPPNADMLKALEYIESLHQRSGGDSPQQSPRASGQDVSHMDDMEKLQLLLKLHSNPIQSEDEEKQEEEQRQDKSEELLQAVLSTLQETEKASKPALLSPERPGTNRGSVQPEQHGRRFHKKLPLMFEDEEEGEDDRDAEGPRYESLFKRTKENVEEKYTPQNLATLQSVFDELEKMTAAKGIRKREDEEEEEDDTEEDGDVFNVRDDEYNDMDPAQWGPLEEEDDEEESDDRHDRGLDYIDDNDEEEDEDEEEENSPMKRSNNADDAVNLVDYYLFKVLEKTEEEKQKRDVEEEEQRAERRVSQYPDNVDPRVIYRLITMSQKYQISPEDLMNLLKTRYQKNQDMLRKSNELYRAGSRFSQKSPQKMNFPVATFSTRRLPYGRKTAEELRKQEILRILGLGGEEAADPVRTQRQRTSSLSRLHAQTAGRLGESAPTLRRLPYTFRDDYDDSVDENELAAYLAAQMLAQYPKPAFRNKVAQKREEDGQSATDAFEKAVTEYLAIVDSEKKNQTPSEDVRSDDTQSLENEAVTKLLSYLNPKPGETDKTDKEI from the coding sequence ATGCCATCCCTCTCTCAGACTTCTCCGATGTGCAAGCCTTTCCTCGTCTGTTTAGCCAACCTGCTTCTTGTGTTCGCTTCTGCTGGCGTTTATGGGGCTTCGCTTAGAGAGCACAGGATGCTGGGAAGTGAGTCAGACTCCCTGAGACGAAATGGCCTCCAACCTCCTAATGCAGACATGCTGAAAGCCTTGGAGTACATTGAGAGTCTCCATCAGAGAAGTGGTGGGGACTCCCCGCAGCAAAGCCCCCGAGCTTCAGGGCAAGACGTCAGCCACATGGATGACATGGAGAAGCTCCAACTGCTGCTGAAACTGCATTCTAACCCCATTCAAAGTGAAGATgaggagaaacaggaggaagaGCAAAGACAGGATAAGAGTGAAGAGCTGCTCCAGGCTGTGCTCAGCACACTCCAGGAGACGGAGAAGGCCTCCAAGCCAGCCCTGCTCAGCCCAGAGAGACCAGGAACAAACAGAGGCTCTGTGCAGCCAGAACAACATGGCCGCAGGTTTCATAAGAAGCTGCCCTTAATGtttgaagatgaggaggaaggtGAGGATGACAGGGATGCGGAGGGGCCCCGGTATGAGAGCCTCTTTAAACGCACCAAAGAAAACGTGGAGGAGAAGTACACACCTCAGAACCTGGCCACGCTGCAGTCTGTGTTTGACGAGCTGGAAAAGATGACAGCTGCAAAGGGGATCCGTAagagggaggatgaggaggaggaggaggatgatacAGAAGAGGACGGAGACGTTTTCAATGTGAGGGATGACGAGTACAACGACATGGATCCTGCACAGTGGGGTCCACTAGAAGAAGAGGATGACGAGGAAGAGAGTGATGACCGACATGATCGAGGCCTTGATTATATTGATGACAAtgatgaagaagaagatgaagatgaagaagaagaaaactccCCAATGAAAAGGTCTAATaatgcagatgatgctgttAATTTAGTTGATTACTACCTTTTTAAAGTCCTggaaaaaacagaggaagaaaaGCAGAAGCGAGATGTagaagaggaagagcagagggCTGAGAGAAGGGTATCTCAGTATCCAGATAATGTAGACCCAAGGGTTATCTACCGGCTTATTACCATGTCCCAAAAATACCAGATCTCCCCTGAGGACCTCATGAACTTGCTTAAAACTAGATATCAGAAGAATCAAGACATGTTGCGTAAAAGCAATGAATTATACAGAGCAGGAAGCCGGTTTTCTCAGAAATCCCCACAGAAGATGAATTTTCCTGTTGCCACATTCTCCACCAGACGGCTGCCTTACGGACGAAAGACCGCAGAGGAACTGAGGAAACAGGAGATCCTTAGAATCCTGGGGTTGGGAGGCGAGGAGGCGGCAGATCCAGTCAGGACGCAGAGACAGCGTACCAGCTCCCTGTCACGACTTCACGCTCAGACCGCTGGGCGTTTGGGGGAATCCGCTCCCACACTGCGGCGTCTTCCCTACACCTTCAGAGACGACTACGATGACTCAGTGGATGAGAACGAACTGGCAGCTTATCTCGCCGCTCAGATGCTGGCACAATATCCCAAACCTGCATTTAGAAACAAGGTGGCCCAAAAGAGGGAAGAGGATGGACAGAGCGCCACAGACGCCTTCGAAAAGGCAGTGACGGAATATCTAGCTATAGTggactcagagaaaaaaaaccaaacaccgTCTGAAGATGTTAGGAGTGACGACACACAAAGTTTGGAGAATGAGGCCGTGACCAAACTGCTGAGCTACCTGAACCCAAAGCCCGGAGAAACTGACAAAACTGACAAAGAAATATGA